The sequence ACGCGCTCCCCTTTGGACAGGTTCGTATGTCGCGATGCCGTGCCGGGCAATCGCGATCGCGACGAGTTGGTGTTGACGCGCGATGATCCAGCGCGAAATGGCGATTGTGAAAGCCGGACGCCGCCCGCCTGTCCACGATTCGGCGCGAGGCTATCTTCCTTCCGATGCAAGCGCACGACGACCAATGGAGACTTTCATGTCCAAGTCCCTCTTTCTCGACGATCTGCAAATCGGCCAGCAATGGCATGGTGGTCCGATCAAGATGACCGAGGCTGACATCATCCGGTTCGCACGCGAATATGATCCCCAACCAATGCACATCGATCCGGAGACGGCTGCGGACGGCCGTTTTGGTGGTATCATCGCCAGCGGCTGGCATGTTGCGTCGGTCGTGATGCGCGATTTCGTGGAAAACGCGCCCTTCGGCGACACGCCCCTGCTCGGGCTCAAGATCGACGATCTGCAGTGGCGCCTCGCGGTGCGCCCCGGCGACGTCCTGCACATTGTGCGCGAAGTGATCGACATCGCCCCGTCCCGGAGCAAGCCCGACCGCGGTGTGCTCACGATGCGGATGACCGTGACCAATCAGGACGACGTGGTGGTGATGTCGTTCGTCAATCTGATGCAAATGCCGGTTCGGCCTGGAGCCTGACCTCCCAAGACGATCGCACGACCCGTCTTCAGCGCGCAATATCCTGTGCGACATGCGATAGCCGGTCGACGACAGGTCGCGAAAATGGCGCAAAATCGCCGCGGATGCCATGTTTGAGCACCGACAGCGCGAGGCCATTTCTCGCGGCGTCCACCAACCCCTTCCCCTGCCACAGGCCGTCGAGAACCCCGGCCGCGAACGCATCGCCGGTTCCGACCCGGTCGATCACCGGCGCGACGACGACCGGGTCGCTTGCCCCGCTGTCGTCGCGGGTATCGATACGCGCCGTGATCCGGTGCACGTCCGGACCGACAATCTCGCGCGCTGTCGATGCGATATATTCGAGCGAGGGGAAGCGATCAAGCAGCGCCAGCGCCGCCTCACGCCGCCGATCCGGACCTTCACCCGAAAATTCCTGTCCGAGGAGTAACCCCGCGTCACGGTGATTGCCGAACAATAGCGTCGCTTGCGCGACGATCGGTTTCAATATTGCCGCGGGATCGCGCTGCCAGCGCTCCCAAAGGCGACCGCGCCAGTTGCCGTCGAACGACACGCCGATCCCCCCTGCCCGCGCGCGTGTCACGGCTTCGAGCACCGCTTCGGCACTCCGCGGCCCAAGCGCGGGGGTCACGCCCGACACATGCAGCCAGCCAGCGTCGCCGAGCAGACGATCCCAGTTCCAGTCCGCTGGTCCGGCCTCGGCGAAAGCCGATCCCGCACGATCATAAACGACTTCGGGGGGCCGCATCGGGCCGCCGGGAAGGTAATAATAGAGCCCCATACGGCCCGCAGGGCGAAGCACTGACGCAACGTCGACGCCGTGACGACGCAGTTCACCAAGGACACCGTCGCCGATCGGTCCTTCGGGTACGGCGCTGATCATCGCCGTTTTGCGGCCGAGCGCGGCAAGCGCGACGGCAACATTCGCCTCGGCACCGCCAGCATGCGCTTCGAACCGCGCCGATTGCAGCGGAAGCTCGCCGTGCGGCACAGAGACGCGCATGACGATCTCGCCGAAACAGGCGATGGACGCGGGCGCTTTGATCATTTGCGAAATCCGGTTTCCGTGACGGCGATGCAGGCGATATCGGTGGCCGCACCGAAACGGGCGGTTGCCGTCTGGCCGATGACGATGGGGTGCACCCCGGTGATCGCGCCCGCCGAAATCCATTGCCCGGGCTTTAGTTCGATCACGCCGCGACGATGGAGATCCACGAGGAAATTGAGCGAACCCCAGGGTCCGTCAAGCACGTCGATCGCGCGCCCCGTCCCCACCGTCACACGCTCGACTTGCGTTTCGACCGTGAGCGTCTGGAAATCGGCGAAATCGAGCGATGGGCCGAGCAGCAGGCCGTTGTTGATCCCGATGTCGGCAATGATGCCATAGGGGGCATGATCGTGCACGTCGGGTGCTGGGGAGCTTGCAATCTCGAAACCCGCGCGAACGTCGTCAATCCATGCAGCGCCATCGTCGCTCCCGGTTACCCGTCCGTCGGGCACGGCCCGCAGACGGAGCATCACTTCGGCCTCAATCGCGCCCGCACCGCCTCGGAAGATCGCCGCATCGCCCGCAACCACGCCGTCGAGTTCGGCGATACGCAACACCGGCCCGGCGACCCGCTCGGCGCCCAGCGCCGCGATCAGCGGCGGCGGAATGCGCCCAACCTTCCAGCCGAGTACCGGCGCATCGAGCGCGGCGATCAGACGCCGTTGTATCGCATAAGCTTCGGCGAGCGTCGTCGGCACCGGCGCGGGAAAGGCAGGCAGCGCATGGCCCGACAGGCGGGCATCGAGCAATGCAGCAACCGGGTCAGGCGCGGACCGTGGAGGCGAAATCTTCGACATCAGGCCAGTTTTGCACTCAGCAGATAGCG is a genomic window of Sphingopyxis sp. YR583 containing:
- a CDS encoding MaoC family dehydratase; its protein translation is MIQREMAIVKAGRRPPVHDSARGYLPSDASARRPMETFMSKSLFLDDLQIGQQWHGGPIKMTEADIIRFAREYDPQPMHIDPETAADGRFGGIIASGWHVASVVMRDFVENAPFGDTPLLGLKIDDLQWRLAVRPGDVLHIVREVIDIAPSRSKPDRGVLTMRMTVTNQDDVVVMSFVNLMQMPVRPGA
- a CDS encoding sugar kinase, which codes for MIKAPASIACFGEIVMRVSVPHGELPLQSARFEAHAGGAEANVAVALAALGRKTAMISAVPEGPIGDGVLGELRRHGVDVASVLRPAGRMGLYYYLPGGPMRPPEVVYDRAGSAFAEAGPADWNWDRLLGDAGWLHVSGVTPALGPRSAEAVLEAVTRARAGGIGVSFDGNWRGRLWERWQRDPAAILKPIVAQATLLFGNHRDAGLLLGQEFSGEGPDRRREAALALLDRFPSLEYIASTAREIVGPDVHRITARIDTRDDSGASDPVVVAPVIDRVGTGDAFAAGVLDGLWQGKGLVDAARNGLALSVLKHGIRGDFAPFSRPVVDRLSHVAQDIAR
- a CDS encoding 2-keto-4-pentenoate hydratase; protein product: MSKISPPRSAPDPVAALLDARLSGHALPAFPAPVPTTLAEAYAIQRRLIAALDAPVLGWKVGRIPPPLIAALGAERVAGPVLRIAELDGVVAGDAAIFRGGAGAIEAEVMLRLRAVPDGRVTGSDDGAAWIDDVRAGFEIASSPAPDVHDHAPYGIIADIGINNGLLLGPSLDFADFQTLTVETQVERVTVGTGRAIDVLDGPWGSLNFLVDLHRRGVIELKPGQWISAGAITGVHPIVIGQTATARFGAATDIACIAVTETGFRK